From one Luteolibacter sp. SL250 genomic stretch:
- a CDS encoding PEP-CTERM sorting domain-containing protein, whose product MEIPPISAVAGLLMLAAIQPACAQSYESLTSEKTIQIVWASDAFTTSLMADGTTTFGGTPLNIQFELGTFTAGFDPRGASPAEWAANWVVLQTAMYDKTEQQVIETATLGSNAAPFAENTQAYIWGYTTKDLNSGVAEWIMLAADEWKWPSVDSLQPPTFSVSDAAKPSEMILGSVNGSYNGVSYHMQLASVTAVPEPSVMALPGLALLGLALRRKR is encoded by the coding sequence ATGGAAATCCCCCCCATTTCCGCGGTCGCCGGCCTGCTCATGCTCGCCGCGATCCAGCCCGCATGCGCTCAGAGCTACGAAAGCCTGACGAGTGAAAAGACCATCCAGATCGTCTGGGCGAGCGATGCGTTCACCACCAGCCTGATGGCGGACGGCACCACCACCTTCGGCGGAACGCCGCTCAACATCCAGTTCGAGCTGGGGACGTTCACCGCGGGGTTCGACCCGCGCGGTGCATCACCGGCGGAGTGGGCCGCGAACTGGGTGGTGCTGCAGACCGCGATGTATGACAAGACGGAACAGCAGGTGATCGAGACGGCCACCCTGGGCAGCAACGCCGCGCCTTTCGCCGAAAACACGCAGGCCTACATCTGGGGTTACACGACCAAGGACCTGAACAGCGGGGTGGCGGAGTGGATCATGCTGGCGGCGGACGAATGGAAGTGGCCGTCCGTGGATTCCCTGCAGCCGCCGACTTTCTCCGTATCCGATGCGGCGAAGCCTTCCGAGATGATCCTCGGCTCCGTGAACGGAAGCTACAACGGCGTGTCCTACCACATGCAGCTCGCCTCTGTCACGGCGGTTCCGGAGCCTTCGGTGATGGCGTTGCCAGGGCTGGCATTGCTGGGACTCGCGCTGCGGAGAAAGCGCTGA
- a CDS encoding PA14 domain-containing protein, which produces MKKFLLTLAVMLSLPAICGAAPGLDAPQPVGAYLNGVFPQTTPGPTGTWGVEDAFPNLTFVDPVRMIKDPTSAAHVYIICRNGEIWRIPFSSTATSAQKVRFLDRKANTWGYWDTGMLSMAFHPEFGVAGSPNRGYVYVFYQYIPTAISNDVNSSSYMRVPRFTVPDGSTVADPASEYVLIQQYDRHNWHGGGGMFFAPDGFLHIVIGDEGDANDSHGVGQKINSRLFSGILRIDVDRNPEKSHPIRRQPVQLSMPSGWPQSYTQGYYIPNDNPWQDPAGGILEEFWSIGTRSPYSMHFDKATGDIWIAEVGQGTREEITIAKKGGNHQWPYKEGLANGPKAKPANLIGEDNPPVYDYGRSMGGCIIGGIVYRGSLHSGSLTGKYIFGDHNTKAIYALNRPQGAAASAEYLTEVKRSGGTKAGLSGICEGPDGEVYFMELGNTGADTGKIYKLVRTGGAVADPPQLLSQTGAFSNLATLTPAQGLIPYDVNSPLWTDGAAKKRWIAIPNNGTHNTAAERVTYSETGAWKFPVGTVLVKHFALPVDERNPSIVKPVETRFFVHGSNGTYYGVTYRWNEAGTDAQLMTGGGSREMTVTKTDGTTRTQRWDFPSRSDCRTCHTTASDNVLGLRSHQLAGDHYYSLTGRTSDQLETWNALGIFGTSFGSRNPATLPRAVDPHDPHASLDQRVKSYLDANCSHCHHPSGVSANFDATFSTPLFAQGIVGGLINRPINGQTDKVVDPGNVARSLLHGRFSVTGANQMPPLGKNLVDEKAVALVEDWIRSLDSEGFADASFGIRGDYYTGRNFNTLAFSRVDTAVNFNWENASPGIGTGEDDFSVRWQGKLIPPATGTYTLHATGDDGIRVKINGSYVINAWIDQPPTEHSGTVTLTANQAVDLVVEYYEATGGSVASLAWTGPGISKQAIPASAYRLSQPFNAAPVARNDAFTVTHGASSTLNVLANDDDGDAPLGIHGVAIKTPPAHGTVRIDGAGKRLVYTHDGLSSRSDSFTYTVTDPEGTTSGTATVTLSIPFDFAAWAASTPGAGSATANGDGDLYPDLLEFALGGSPQSGAFAGGEPLALVEEGGAVSFTVRRPVDLSGVRYEVFTSPDLVTWTLAGTPVISPDGSGYEKLAFQGLERRPGTSADSGFARLKVTLEPAGGSAVTLPLGWLAAEIGAGTRTLGNPFRNVVFSSKVTSVTGNKLKVMGEPPAATGYVEITTGSHEGRRFDVTSISGSEIQLSGTPPDLAGAGLVLCEHHTLGGTFPKELFRGSTNPGEADQVQFYVNDGSSQPRFELFYLLDARPGNATHQWRAFVPGGGDRGGRIISAGEGVFVKRQAGVPTTRIVLRGQVRGNAFRQTLRQGVNLTASPFPLPMTPRQRGMCDPLAGFTPSTNVGNADQFQLMRNSAFRIFYLLDHPTLADPWRETVPGSPDNSDLPIFAPAEAAFMKRNQASNLHLVPLPWNP; this is translated from the coding sequence ATGAAAAAGTTCCTCCTCACGCTGGCAGTGATGCTTTCCCTCCCCGCGATCTGCGGAGCCGCCCCCGGCCTGGACGCCCCGCAGCCGGTCGGCGCCTATCTCAACGGCGTCTTCCCGCAGACCACCCCCGGTCCCACCGGAACCTGGGGGGTCGAGGACGCATTCCCGAACCTCACGTTCGTCGATCCGGTCCGGATGATCAAGGACCCGACGAGCGCGGCCCATGTCTACATCATCTGCCGGAACGGGGAGATCTGGAGGATCCCGTTCTCCTCGACCGCGACATCGGCGCAGAAAGTCAGGTTCCTCGACCGCAAGGCGAACACCTGGGGCTACTGGGACACCGGGATGCTCTCCATGGCATTCCACCCGGAGTTCGGCGTGGCGGGCAGCCCCAACCGCGGCTACGTCTACGTCTTTTACCAATACATCCCCACCGCCATCTCGAATGACGTCAATTCATCCTCCTACATGCGGGTGCCCCGCTTCACGGTACCGGATGGATCGACGGTGGCTGACCCGGCTTCCGAGTATGTGCTGATCCAGCAATACGACCGCCACAACTGGCATGGCGGCGGGGGCATGTTCTTCGCGCCGGACGGCTTCCTCCACATCGTGATCGGCGATGAAGGGGACGCGAACGATTCCCACGGCGTCGGGCAGAAGATCAACTCCCGGCTTTTCAGCGGCATCCTCAGGATCGACGTGGACCGGAATCCGGAAAAGTCCCACCCCATCCGCAGGCAGCCGGTCCAGCTCAGCATGCCGAGCGGCTGGCCCCAGAGCTACACGCAGGGCTACTACATCCCCAATGACAATCCATGGCAGGACCCCGCCGGCGGCATCCTGGAGGAGTTCTGGTCGATCGGCACGCGCAGTCCTTACTCGATGCACTTCGACAAGGCGACGGGTGACATCTGGATCGCGGAAGTCGGGCAAGGGACGCGGGAGGAAATCACCATCGCCAAAAAGGGCGGCAACCACCAGTGGCCCTACAAGGAAGGCCTGGCCAACGGACCGAAGGCCAAGCCCGCCAATCTCATCGGCGAGGACAACCCGCCGGTCTATGACTACGGGCGCTCGATGGGTGGCTGCATCATCGGCGGGATCGTCTACCGGGGTTCGCTCCACTCCGGCTCCCTGACCGGGAAGTACATTTTCGGCGACCACAACACGAAGGCGATCTATGCGCTGAACCGCCCGCAGGGAGCCGCCGCATCCGCCGAGTATCTGACCGAAGTGAAACGCTCCGGCGGAACGAAGGCCGGACTGTCCGGCATCTGCGAGGGGCCGGACGGTGAGGTGTATTTCATGGAGCTGGGGAACACCGGCGCGGACACCGGAAAGATCTACAAGCTGGTGCGGACCGGCGGCGCGGTCGCGGATCCGCCGCAGTTGCTGTCACAGACCGGAGCTTTCAGCAACCTGGCCACCCTGACCCCGGCCCAGGGGCTCATCCCCTACGATGTGAACTCCCCGCTGTGGACGGACGGTGCGGCGAAGAAGCGCTGGATCGCCATTCCCAACAACGGCACCCACAACACGGCGGCGGAGCGGGTGACCTACAGTGAGACCGGCGCGTGGAAATTCCCCGTGGGGACGGTGCTGGTGAAGCACTTCGCCCTGCCGGTGGACGAGCGGAACCCTTCCATCGTGAAGCCCGTCGAGACACGGTTCTTCGTCCATGGGTCGAACGGGACGTACTACGGCGTGACCTACCGCTGGAACGAGGCGGGCACGGATGCCCAGCTCATGACCGGAGGCGGATCACGCGAGATGACCGTGACCAAGACCGACGGGACGACGCGGACGCAGCGTTGGGATTTTCCCAGCAGGTCGGACTGCCGGACCTGCCACACCACCGCATCGGACAACGTGCTGGGCCTGCGCTCCCACCAGCTCGCGGGGGATCACTACTACTCCCTGACCGGCAGGACGTCCGACCAACTGGAGACGTGGAACGCGCTGGGGATCTTCGGCACGTCGTTCGGCTCCAGGAATCCGGCCACGCTTCCGCGCGCGGTCGATCCGCACGATCCACATGCATCGCTGGACCAGAGGGTGAAGTCCTACCTGGATGCGAACTGCTCCCACTGCCACCACCCGAGCGGCGTCTCCGCGAACTTCGATGCGACCTTCAGCACCCCGCTTTTCGCACAGGGCATCGTCGGCGGCCTCATCAACCGGCCGATCAACGGGCAGACGGACAAGGTGGTGGACCCGGGCAACGTCGCCCGTTCCCTGCTGCACGGCCGGTTCTCCGTGACAGGTGCCAACCAGATGCCCCCGCTGGGCAAGAACCTGGTGGATGAAAAGGCGGTCGCGCTGGTGGAGGACTGGATCCGCAGCCTGGACAGCGAGGGTTTCGCCGACGCCTCCTTCGGCATCCGGGGTGACTACTATACGGGGCGTAATTTCAACACGCTCGCCTTCTCGCGGGTGGACACGGCGGTGAACTTCAACTGGGAGAACGCATCCCCGGGCATCGGAACCGGCGAGGACGACTTCTCCGTGCGCTGGCAGGGGAAACTCATCCCACCGGCGACGGGCACCTACACGCTGCATGCCACCGGTGACGACGGCATCCGCGTGAAGATCAACGGCAGCTACGTGATCAACGCGTGGATCGACCAGCCACCGACGGAACACAGTGGCACGGTGACCCTGACCGCAAACCAGGCGGTCGATCTGGTGGTGGAATACTACGAAGCCACCGGCGGCTCCGTGGCCTCCCTCGCATGGACCGGACCGGGTATCTCCAAGCAGGCGATCCCGGCGTCCGCCTACCGCCTCTCGCAACCCTTCAACGCCGCCCCCGTCGCACGGAATGACGCCTTCACCGTGACGCACGGCGCATCCTCCACGCTGAACGTGCTGGCGAATGACGACGACGGCGACGCGCCGCTGGGCATCCATGGTGTGGCGATCAAGACCCCACCGGCCCACGGCACCGTGAGGATCGACGGGGCGGGTAAACGCCTGGTCTACACCCACGACGGCCTCTCCTCCCGCAGTGATTCCTTCACCTACACGGTGACGGACCCGGAGGGGACGACATCCGGCACCGCGACGGTGACGCTCTCCATCCCGTTCGACTTCGCGGCATGGGCGGCATCCACGCCAGGCGCGGGCAGTGCGACCGCCAACGGCGACGGCGACCTCTATCCCGACCTGCTGGAATTCGCTCTGGGCGGCTCTCCACAGAGTGGTGCATTCGCCGGAGGGGAGCCGCTGGCATTGGTGGAGGAAGGCGGGGCGGTATCGTTCACGGTCCGCCGTCCGGTGGACCTGAGCGGAGTTCGCTACGAGGTCTTCACCAGCCCGGATCTGGTGACATGGACGCTGGCGGGGACGCCGGTCATTTCGCCGGATGGCAGCGGGTATGAGAAGCTGGCTTTCCAGGGCCTGGAAAGACGCCCCGGCACCAGTGCGGACAGTGGGTTCGCGCGGCTGAAGGTGACACTGGAACCGGCCGGCGGCAGCGCGGTGACCCTGCCGTTGGGCTGGCTGGCGGCGGAAATCGGCGCAGGCACGCGCACGCTGGGAAATCCGTTCAGGAACGTCGTGTTCTCGTCCAAGGTGACGTCAGTCACCGGCAACAAGCTGAAGGTGATGGGAGAGCCGCCCGCAGCCACCGGCTATGTCGAGATCACCACCGGCAGCCATGAGGGCAGACGGTTCGACGTCACCTCCATCTCCGGAAGCGAGATCCAGTTGTCAGGCACGCCGCCGGATCTGGCGGGCGCGGGGCTGGTCCTGTGCGAACACCACACGCTGGGCGGGACATTCCCGAAGGAGTTGTTCAGAGGCTCCACCAACCCGGGCGAGGCGGACCAGGTGCAGTTCTACGTGAATGACGGCAGTTCCCAGCCGAGGTTCGAGCTTTTCTACCTGCTGGACGCACGTCCCGGAAACGCGACGCACCAGTGGCGCGCCTTCGTCCCCGGCGGCGGCGACCGTGGCGGCAGGATCATTTCCGCAGGAGAGGGCGTTTTCGTGAAACGTCAGGCGGGCGTGCCCACCACCCGGATCGTCCTGCGCGGCCAGGTGCGGGGGAATGCATTCCGCCAGACGCTCCGGCAGGGTGTGAACCTCACCGCATCCCCCTTTCCGCTGCCGATGACTCCCCGGCAACGCGGCATGTGCGATCCATTGGCGGGATTCACCCCGTCCACCAATGTGGGCAATGCCGACCAGTTCCAGCTCATGCGGAACAGTGCGTTCAGGATCTTCTACCTGCTCGACCACCCGACCCTCGCGGACCCGTGGCGGGAAACCGTGCCGGGCAGCCCGGACAACAGCGATCTCCCCATCTTCGCGCCCGCGGAAGCCGCATTTATGAAGCGTAACCAGGCTTCCAATCTCCATCTCGTCCCGCTACCCTGGAATCCCTGA
- a CDS encoding thrombospondin type 3 repeat-containing protein translates to MTYLHAPPAEKDIHADTRRKRIFFSPSLPFLLLAIAILPFEGDAGTIHWGSKGYVENADSKGRTWDSGYSMTIGMFREGFTPTFENRERWTTEWRELGTAVYDAEERRFAGTVETDAHGDVPAGAKIHFWAKNGDDLTKGPEWVLMTSAPWKWPAATSTVAPAIVWTTDEHSISLVVGDAGRNGKHLISRALRPVPVPESTWLAEHFGKDTDAMAADLDPDGDGLPNALEYFLGTDPTDASASGSPVLEATGDEVKLKLARNPYAESGYILEASEDLTTWHPVDHDLLTDRPDLVETSVTKDPAKPTLFFRFTLKPAVK, encoded by the coding sequence ATGACCTATCTCCACGCCCCCCCGGCGGAGAAGGATATCCATGCCGACACCCGTCGGAAGCGTATATTTTTCTCCCCATCCCTCCCCTTTCTGCTGCTGGCCATCGCGATCCTTCCGTTTGAAGGCGACGCCGGAACCATCCACTGGGGGAGCAAGGGATATGTCGAGAACGCCGACAGCAAGGGTCGCACCTGGGATAGTGGATATTCCATGACCATCGGCATGTTCCGTGAGGGTTTCACACCCACTTTCGAAAACCGTGAACGCTGGACCACGGAGTGGCGCGAACTCGGAACGGCAGTCTATGATGCCGAGGAGCGGCGCTTTGCCGGAACGGTGGAGACCGATGCCCATGGCGATGTCCCCGCCGGAGCGAAGATCCATTTCTGGGCGAAGAACGGCGATGACCTGACGAAAGGCCCGGAGTGGGTGCTGATGACCAGCGCCCCGTGGAAGTGGCCCGCCGCAACCTCCACAGTGGCACCCGCCATCGTGTGGACGACGGACGAGCATTCGATTTCCCTCGTCGTCGGTGATGCGGGCAGGAATGGAAAGCACCTCATCAGCCGGGCGCTGCGGCCTGTCCCCGTGCCGGAGTCCACCTGGCTGGCGGAACATTTCGGCAAGGATACGGACGCCATGGCGGCGGACCTGGACCCGGACGGTGATGGCCTGCCGAACGCACTGGAGTATTTCCTGGGCACCGATCCGACGGATGCCTCCGCCTCCGGATCTCCCGTGCTGGAGGCGACGGGAGATGAGGTGAAGCTGAAGCTCGCGCGCAATCCCTACGCGGAAAGCGGCTACATCCTGGAGGCCAGCGAGGACCTTACGACCTGGCACCCGGTGGATCACGACCTGCTCACGGACCGCCCGGACCTGGTGGAAACCTCCGTCACGAAGGACCCGGCGAAGCCGACGCTCTTCTTCCGCTTCACCCTCAAGCCAGCCGTGAAATGA
- a CDS encoding sugar phosphate nucleotidyltransferase: MESVDKSSHMTQAFILGAGLGTRLRPLTDHLPKPLVPLHQRPLAAWTVDACERAGVSRFAINTHHLPEAWEGFGGGKDITFFHEPVLLETGGGLKNIEGWIRDEPLLVHNGDIYSTLPLHELVTAHKASGLPVTLAVRSFGEARHIALNHIEDRVTDIRGMLGKAEGTHVFTGIYCINPVFLEMLPKDEKISVIPAFLELAREGKLGAVVLDEGEWLDLGERESYLEAHGKLALADAIHPSAKVDGAKIERSVVGEGAVIGAGAEVIDSVIWAGSQVLPGARLERCIVCSGTPVSGQHVDEDM; the protein is encoded by the coding sequence ATGGAGAGCGTGGACAAATCAAGCCACATGACGCAGGCATTCATACTGGGAGCGGGACTCGGGACAAGACTCAGGCCGCTGACCGACCATCTCCCCAAGCCGTTGGTACCACTGCACCAGCGCCCGCTGGCGGCGTGGACGGTGGACGCCTGCGAGCGTGCCGGCGTCAGCCGCTTCGCCATCAACACCCACCACCTCCCGGAAGCGTGGGAGGGATTCGGCGGCGGAAAGGACATCACGTTTTTCCACGAGCCTGTCCTGCTTGAAACGGGCGGAGGCCTGAAAAACATCGAAGGCTGGATCCGGGACGAGCCGCTGCTGGTCCACAATGGTGACATCTACTCCACCCTGCCGTTGCATGAACTGGTGACGGCGCACAAAGCCTCCGGCCTGCCGGTCACGCTGGCGGTGAGATCCTTCGGCGAGGCCCGGCACATCGCCCTCAACCATATCGAGGACCGGGTGACGGACATCCGTGGGATGTTGGGCAAGGCGGAGGGAACACATGTGTTCACCGGTATTTATTGTATCAATCCGGTGTTCCTCGAAATGCTGCCAAAGGACGAAAAAATTTCGGTGATCCCCGCATTTCTGGAACTCGCCCGGGAAGGAAAGCTGGGCGCGGTGGTGCTGGACGAGGGGGAGTGGCTGGACCTCGGCGAGCGGGAATCCTACCTGGAAGCCCACGGCAAGCTGGCACTGGCGGATGCCATCCACCCGTCCGCGAAGGTGGACGGAGCGAAGATCGAACGATCCGTTGTGGGTGAAGGCGCGGTCATCGGAGCCGGTGCGGAGGTGATCGACTCCGTGATCTGGGCCGGAAGCCAAGTCTTGCCGGGCGCACGGTTGGAGCGGTGCATCGTCTGCTCCGGCACGCCGGTGAGCGGGCAGCATGTTGACGAAGATATGTAA
- a CDS encoding c-type cytochrome, with amino-acid sequence MRPSRLIPTVILAAPALSSALPEGFVIREFGGPPQLEYSTAVSAAANGDVYVSSDKNGSLGHEKNFGKIVRARDTNNDGKADEFVDFVPDVDSPRGGHYTGGTFYLIHPPYLSAFRDTNGDGVADEKKQLVKGFGWGIEHPRGADHTTNGVRMGIDGWLYVAVGDFGMPDAVGADGKRVTLQGGGVARVRPDGSDLELYTVMTRNICDVAISPYLDLFSRDNTNDGKGWNTRFHHFTHLADAGYPRLYQNFADETALPLADYGGGSGTGGLYLHEPGFPKNYGDMTYTTDWTTGNVYSHPMKPFEATFVTGQEVFEKLPRAVDIDVDGFSRLYLADWRNGAFNYDKNKQIGFVQQVIVPGEKPAAYVDVTKATDEQLIPLLASRSGVQRLEAQREIIARGKKPPFAQGILAIAKDSKQEAYSRVAAIFTLKQLFGKEANKPLLELVSDDVVREFVLRAATDRLGELDGIPAKPYLDALKDKNPRVVQQALVGLSRLKEKAPGSTTAILEASAGWSRDASKLGKGEHYRLPHTAVKALAAIKDVKPLLAGVTKDAGQRDYALRALQEIHGMEVVDGVIAISAGTQDKAVLEGVVGTLARLYNIEKQWDLKDWWSTRPDDRGPYYNPVTWEGTPKVKAAIESTFAKLPEASQMPLVQVIAKNRIPLGDLKLGNLDPVIIALDSDKLFGGQHTVLEDAAKDPKRAWEQRIACYAALKKAGGEGALNSAVNILAQWSGEANIPDAASQSVRDFINDPSRGKEVDALLKLGSSAGDAGSRIVWTSLLTVYKSPLAKDDVKGKIKKGIDKNPREIGFFQAITDLKLSGFDKQIEVGMNSDNRILIDAAKAAKEAGASGGAGKKVAELPVADVFKHAMENKGDVKVGGRLYTAQGCIACHAIDPKAEQKGPYLGAAGAKFTRDYLIDSVLDPNKVVAQGFRTATFAMKDGKTMHMGFVTGEADGVISLRDIAGQASKINRADVKEEKELPTSMMPPGLGGTLTLEEFTSLVEYLVSLKAVGG; translated from the coding sequence ATGCGACCAAGCAGACTGATCCCAACCGTCATCCTCGCCGCACCCGCGCTGTCCAGCGCACTGCCCGAAGGATTCGTGATCCGCGAGTTCGGCGGCCCGCCGCAGCTCGAGTATTCCACCGCCGTCAGCGCCGCCGCCAACGGCGACGTCTATGTCTCTTCCGACAAGAACGGCTCGCTGGGCCATGAGAAGAATTTCGGCAAAATCGTCCGTGCACGCGACACCAACAACGACGGCAAGGCGGACGAGTTCGTGGACTTCGTGCCGGATGTGGACAGCCCCCGCGGCGGCCACTACACGGGCGGCACCTTCTACCTCATCCACCCGCCGTACCTCAGCGCCTTCCGGGACACCAACGGCGATGGCGTTGCGGATGAGAAAAAGCAACTGGTGAAAGGGTTCGGCTGGGGCATCGAGCACCCCCGCGGTGCGGACCACACCACCAACGGCGTGCGCATGGGCATCGACGGCTGGTTGTATGTCGCCGTCGGTGACTTCGGCATGCCGGACGCCGTCGGCGCGGACGGGAAGCGCGTGACCCTCCAGGGCGGCGGTGTCGCCCGGGTCCGTCCGGATGGCTCCGACCTGGAACTCTACACGGTGATGACCCGCAACATCTGCGACGTCGCCATTTCCCCGTATCTCGATCTTTTCTCCCGGGACAACACCAACGACGGCAAGGGCTGGAACACCCGCTTCCACCACTTCACCCATCTGGCGGACGCCGGCTATCCCCGTCTTTACCAGAACTTCGCGGATGAAACGGCGCTGCCGCTCGCGGACTACGGTGGTGGTTCCGGCACCGGCGGCCTCTACCTCCATGAGCCGGGTTTCCCGAAGAACTACGGTGACATGACCTACACGACGGACTGGACCACCGGTAACGTCTATTCCCACCCGATGAAGCCCTTCGAGGCCACCTTCGTCACCGGGCAGGAAGTCTTCGAGAAACTTCCCCGCGCCGTTGACATCGACGTGGACGGCTTCTCCCGCCTCTATCTTGCGGACTGGCGCAACGGTGCGTTCAACTACGACAAGAACAAGCAGATCGGCTTCGTCCAGCAGGTCATCGTCCCCGGTGAAAAACCCGCCGCTTACGTCGATGTGACGAAGGCGACGGACGAGCAGCTCATCCCGCTGCTCGCATCCCGCAGCGGCGTGCAGCGCCTGGAAGCCCAGCGCGAGATCATCGCCCGTGGCAAGAAGCCTCCGTTCGCCCAGGGCATCCTGGCCATCGCGAAGGACTCCAAGCAGGAGGCCTACTCCCGTGTCGCCGCCATCTTCACGCTCAAGCAACTCTTCGGCAAAGAGGCGAACAAGCCGCTGCTTGAGCTCGTTTCGGATGATGTCGTCCGTGAGTTCGTCCTGCGTGCCGCCACCGACCGTCTGGGTGAACTGGATGGCATCCCCGCCAAGCCATACCTGGATGCGCTGAAGGACAAGAACCCGCGGGTCGTCCAGCAGGCGCTCGTCGGTCTTTCCCGCCTGAAGGAAAAGGCCCCCGGTTCCACGACGGCCATTCTTGAAGCTTCGGCCGGATGGTCCCGTGACGCATCGAAGCTCGGCAAGGGCGAGCACTACCGCCTGCCCCACACCGCCGTCAAAGCGCTCGCCGCCATCAAGGATGTGAAGCCCTTGCTCGCCGGCGTGACGAAGGACGCGGGCCAGCGTGACTATGCCCTGCGCGCGCTCCAGGAGATCCACGGCATGGAAGTGGTGGACGGCGTCATCGCCATCTCCGCCGGCACCCAGGACAAAGCCGTCCTCGAAGGTGTCGTCGGCACACTCGCACGTCTCTACAACATCGAGAAGCAGTGGGACCTGAAGGATTGGTGGAGCACCCGTCCGGATGACCGCGGACCCTACTACAACCCGGTCACCTGGGAAGGCACCCCGAAGGTCAAGGCGGCCATCGAAAGCACCTTCGCCAAACTGCCGGAGGCCTCGCAGATGCCGTTGGTGCAGGTCATCGCGAAGAACCGCATCCCGCTCGGTGACCTCAAGCTCGGCAACCTCGATCCGGTGATCATCGCGCTGGATTCCGACAAGCTCTTCGGCGGCCAGCACACCGTTCTGGAGGACGCCGCGAAGGATCCGAAGCGCGCGTGGGAACAGCGCATCGCCTGCTACGCCGCCCTCAAGAAGGCCGGTGGCGAAGGCGCGCTGAACTCCGCGGTGAACATCCTCGCCCAGTGGTCTGGTGAGGCGAACATCCCGGACGCCGCATCGCAGAGCGTCAGGGACTTCATCAACGACCCGTCACGCGGCAAGGAAGTGGACGCCCTGCTGAAGCTCGGCTCCAGCGCCGGTGATGCCGGAAGCCGCATCGTCTGGACCTCCCTCCTCACCGTCTACAAGAGCCCGCTGGCCAAGGATGACGTGAAGGGCAAGATCAAGAAGGGCATCGACAAGAACCCGCGCGAGATCGGCTTCTTCCAGGCCATCACGGACCTGAAACTCTCCGGTTTCGACAAGCAGATCGAAGTCGGGATGAACAGTGACAACCGCATCCTCATCGATGCCGCGAAGGCCGCGAAGGAGGCGGGTGCATCCGGCGGCGCCGGCAAGAAAGTCGCCGAGCTTCCCGTCGCGGACGTGTTCAAGCACGCGATGGAGAACAAGGGTGACGTGAAGGTTGGCGGACGCCTCTACACCGCCCAGGGCTGCATCGCCTGCCACGCCATCGACCCGAAAGCGGAGCAGAAGGGACCTTACCTTGGTGCCGCAGGTGCCAAGTTCACCCGCGACTACCTCATCGATTCCGTTCTGGATCCGAACAAGGTCGTCGCCCAGGGCTTCCGCACCGCGACCTTTGCGATGAAGGATGGCAAGACCATGCACATGGGCTTTGTCACCGGTGAGGCGGATGGTGTCATCTCGCTGCGCGACATCGCCGGTCAGGCCAGCAAGATCAACCGCGCCGATGTGAAGGAAGAGAAGGAACTGCCGACTTCCATGATGCCTCCGGGCCTCGGCGGCACGCTGACCCTTGAAGAGTTCACCTCGCTCGTAGAGTACCTCGTCTCTCTCAAAGCCGTCGGCGGCTGA